gatttaggggtacaacacccagactccccacacttcttcgccctatagcggagcaggttgcttgtgcttttctaagcgattccccccgtctttttgtggcgctgctccgaacaccccaattttccattgactttgacagggaagaatgaaatgaagaatgaaacagcgacaattGCTGGATCccaaagggggaggggccaacaacagccaatcaaatataacccattgactttaatgggaaaatttaaactgctgccaatcttacagctctgaggctacagtccccaaacttgaatcacatagtcatggggtcagcctgaatgaaaatatgatgattgttggatgcccaaaagtgggcggaactgtgaacagccaatcagattttacctgctgccattctcacagtaataacaccggggtccccaaactttgcagagttaatgcaaagtttgcagagttagtcactgggtaagtacaattccaggttagaaaaagtgggcggagccaccaaccgccaatcagatgtctcttgttgactttcagtggggaaatttaaattgctgccattcagacagtattaaaaccagggtccccaaactttgcacagtggtttttactatagaactgtggtccaaggttagagaaagtgggcggagccaacagatcaaatttcctttagtgacttcacgttttttaacccaacataaagtttgttctcaaccttccatttctagttgttattgttatttctctattcaggccctctcctattcatataccagtctctcactcaaaccacttcctggttgctaatagggtaatgtaaaccctagcaaccagatgactcgggagtggctgaacaaaaagtaaaatacatttaacaaacacaaaaaaataaagaccaattgcaaactgtattagaatattactttctacatcatactaaatcagGGATCTTCAAACCATGGCCCAAAGGCCGGATTTAGCCCCCAAGGTAATTAACCTGGCCCCGGCTgcctcctcacccctggctactacctgtagaCCTGCAGACGCAGcagggaatgggggagcagggagctagaggatgcagcagggagtgggggagcagggagtcggagaatgaagcaggggagcaggaaggcggaggacggagcgggggagaagggagctggaggacgcagcaggaagtgggggagccgggggatgcagcgggggagtagggagccagaggacacagctgggagtgggggagcagggagttggaggacgaagcaggggagctggaggacaagacaggggagcagggagcaagAGGACGAAGCAGGGAGTGGGGAAGCAGGGAGCCAGAAGACACAGCTGGGAGTGGGGAAGCCGGGGGAtgcagcgggggagcagggagccggaggacacagctgggagtgggggagcagggagtcggaggacgaagcaggggagcagggagacggaggatggagcgggggagcagggagtcgaaGGAcaaagcaggggagcagggagccggaggattgagcgggggagcagggagtcggaggacAAAGCAGGGAGcaagaggatgcagcggggagcaggggaacagacagtgggccatagtttgaggatgcgggggcctagtttgaggactacagtccggcccccagcagtctgagggaccatgaactggccccatgtctAAAAAGTTTCAGGACCCCTGTAGTAAATGGTAACTCAAATGTGAACCCCCCTTTACAAGGTATTAAGAACTCACCTTGAAGATTTCCCTGCCCACGTCTCCCTCCTCTCGTATCTTTCCCAGCTCATCCTCCAGTGTCACACACTGCTCCCGGTACATTTCAGCGAGGCGATGTGCTTGTGCCAGCTGCTCTGTAAGAGACTGTATAAGAAGAGGCATAAGAACCAGCAAGCAGCGCTAATACCATAATATCCTTTATTCACACATTCATGGGAATTACCCTTCACTTCCTCACTGTGCGAGTGCCGACTTGCTTTCTCGACCAATGACAAACGCAGGATCTCTCGCTCGTGTTCCCGCTCTTGCTCTGTGTCACTACTTAAAGCCAACTGCTCTCGGCACCGGTCTAGCTCTCGGAGCAGCCGATCTTTCTCGGCCATCCAAGATTTCTCATTGGCTCGGCACTCAAATTATTTCAGTTGCAGGAAATCCCTGGTGCTCTCGTACAGCAATTTCTGGGTCTTATTCAGCCTGGGAAAGATTGAAAGTGATGGTTCCAGAAGCCAGTGATGTACAACAGGGGGCTGATTTCCCCAACCCTAGGTGTAGGAGGCCTATGGATTTCTCTACTTTTCTCACACACTCACTTATCTGTCATAGATTTCATTTTGTCCTGGTCTCTTTGGTGCTGCACCTGGGTTTCTTCCACGCGGACCTTCCTGTCCTCTAACAGAGTCTCTATCTGCTCTTTGGATAGTCGTGTCTGCTCTTCCAGCTGGGCCTGCAGCGCCTCCACCTGGTCAGAAGAAAAGGTAACAACTTGAATTCAGTTGCCTTTCAAGAAGGCTTGTAATCCAAAAGTAGGAACCCCAATCAGGGTCAGAACTATGGGTAGGAagcagaggcagctgcctagggtgcaaggattgggggggcaggtggccgactgggttgtctagggcgcccggtcgcttAACCCGGCTCTGACCCCAATATCTGTTTCACACATTACATGAACAGAATGACCCAAGGAATAATTAAATATTCAAACGCAGCTTCACCTGAAGCAAAAGAATCTGGGGATCTTCTTTCTTGCCCTCTTTGCTTCTGTCTTGCTTCCCCGGTGCTTTCAGAGGTGCTTGTTTGGTACCTGTAAGTGGAAAGCAGCGGGTCACCTACTGACATATATGAAAGAGTCAAACTTAGGGAAACTTACAGCCATGGCTcctttatataaaagaaacagatattaaaacaaaagccaagtttaaacacattttaggaAATAAGATTTGAAAGCACACAAGTCACTAACCTGCCTGGCCTGAACGTTGCAGTTTCCGGGCGTATGGATCCCCAGACTGAACAGCACGTTGGGGAATGGTGACCTGCAATCATAgatgaattaaagggaaagttaatttaagataaaacctgggctgattttttatttttattagcaacCTCCCCTGGAATTTGGAAACCcatcagtgccccccaatacTTATGTCGTTAGGAAGCTCAGATTCTCCCTATTGCTTGTTACATGGCCAGGCAGATCTAAGACAAAACCGAGAAGCTCACATGGATATTCTTGTTATGCGGCTGAAAAATGGGTtactgttatgggttactgcccaggggcaaatcagCCCAGTGTTGTTAATTAAGCACCAATGGGTTCCTAAACAAAGAGGACATCAGGAGACAGGACACTGATGACAGGTGAGgaccctcctcctctccctttatccCACCATTCCGGAAGGGAGCCAGCTTGTAATAAAGAGAAATAAGCTCTAGAACATAAACCTACTAACAACTCTCAACAAGACTAAGGGCAATTTTGAACAAGAGTTgggggagggaagccctgtgtcccccttacgactggagagaaaaggatttaacagtaacacataaatctccttttctcccatgtctagggggacacagggaccgtggggaCATTTTTGTCCGGTGTCTGCCATTTCTTTATCAATGTCTGCATTTGATCATGAACTGAATTCTCCTGAatagcattaacccttttactgccagctgttttggtcaaagcggaacgtgtattgccagacagtttttgaacattttgcactgtttcactttaggggcctttccttggggggacttttagtttacccaggaaaacaatatatcgattttttcagaacaatctaagctttcaaaatatggtagaatttttgtgtaattccaattctgtaacaagatataggcgtctaaatgtgtaaaaataaaaaaaaatcacattttccataatataaacacacatactagaaacaaaaattattttatgcccgaatatacaactgatttggaaagtcccatgtctcctgaacgtgccaataccaaatatatatagttttatggggatttctcacttgtataggtcacaaactcccagcagtaaattaccaaattcccaaagcactgctccagaaagctgcatattttagatttaaaggacaaaatttccactaacagaaggtttatcccagaaaattgggcatttttggaaagaacagattctggggaatccagaataggcacaactgtctgtctactccaaactatcaagtcgctatgctttcctaaatttattggtttttatcaaaatttgtgattttaaaaaaaaaaaattgctttaaagcttccagtctatagtatcgtatctcctacaggtcataaagtaaccaaataaaacaccctaaatatgaaccccaggggtcccctgaacagtttgatgcccaatatgtataggtttagctaagtatgtggcatgtaggggccccaatgggaacatacccccatatgtactgtcatttctgtcatttcagcttctgccaaatcaacacatttacatcattatatgtcggataatgctacaaaaaaagtacactcaccccagaaagccatatatttttggaaagtacaaatcccccgaatctataatgggtaaacatttctttttgctccaaagtaccaagctgtaaagctttcctaagtttgcagatcagccccccagcccaataaatagtgactgtctgtagcaccttacagccccctggcattcccagtacccagaggcacaaacagccccccagcccaataaatagtgactgtctgtggcaccttacagcccccctggcattcccagtacccagaggcacaaacagccccccagcccaataaatagtgactgtctgtggcaccttacagcccccctggcattcccagtacccagaggcacaaacagccccccagcccaataaatagtgactgtctgtggcaccttacagcccccctggcattcccagtacccagaggcacaaacagccccccccagcccaaaaatagtgactgtctgtggcaccttacagccccctggcattcccagtacccagaggcacaaacagccccccagcccaaaaatagtgactgtctgtggcaccttacagccccctggcattcccagtacccagaggcacaaacagcccccccagcccaataaatagtgactgtctgtggcaccttacagccccctggcattcccagtacccagaggcacaaacagcccccccagcccaataaatagtgactgtctgtggcaccttacagccccctggcattccagtacccagaggcacaaacagcccccccccagcccaataaatagtgactgtctgtggcaccttacagccccctggcattcccagtacccagaggcacaaacagccccccagcccaataaatagtgactgtctgtggcaccttacagccccctggcattcccagtacccagaggcacaaacagccccccccagcccaataaatagtgactgtctgtggcaccttacagcccccctggcattcccagtacccagaggcacaaacagcccccccagcccaaaaaatagtgactgtctgtggcaccttacagcccccctggcattcccagtacccagaggcacaaacagcccccccagcccaaaaaatagtgactgtctgtggcaccttacagccccctggcattcccagtacccagaggcacaaacagccccccccccagcccaaaaatagtgactgtctgtggcaccttacagcccccctggcattcccagtacccagaggcacaaacagcccccccagcccaaaaaatagtgactgtctgtggcaccttacagcccccctggcattcccagtacccagaggcacaaacagccccccagcccaataaatagtgactgtctgtggcaccttacagccccctggcattcccagtacccagaggcacaaacagcccccccagcccaataaatagtgactgtctgtggcaccttacagcccccctggcattcccagtacccagaggaacaaacccccccagcccaataaatagtgactgtctgtggcaccttacagccccctggcattcccagtacccagaggcacaaacagccccccagcccaataaatagtgactgtctgtggcaccttacagcccccctggcattccagtacccagaggcacaaacagccccccagcccaataaatagtgactgtctgtggcaccttacagccccctggcattcccagtacccagaggcacaaacagccccccccagcccaaaaaatagtgactgtctgtggcaccttacagcccccctggcattcccagtacccagaggcacaaacagccccccagcccaataaatagtgactgtctgtggcaccttacagcccccctggcattccagtacccagaggcaaacagccccccccagcccaataaatagtgactgtctgtggcaccttacagccccctggcattcccagtacccagaggcacaaacagcccccccagcccaataaatagtgactgtctgtggcaccttacagccccctggcattcccagtacccagaggcaaacagcccccccagcccaataaatagtgactgtctgtggcaccttacagcccccctggcattccagtacccagaggcacaaacagccccccagcccaataaatagtgactgtctgtggcaccttacagcccccctggcattcccagtacccagaggcacaaacagcccccccagcccaataaatagtgactgtctgtggcaccttacagcccccctggcattcccagtacccagaggcacaaacagcccccccagcccaaaaatagtgactgtctgtggcaccttacagccccctggcattcccagtacccagaggcacaaacagcccccccagcccaaaaaatagtgactgtctgtggcaccttacagccccctggcattccagtacccagaggcaaaacagccccccagcccaataaatagtgactgtctgtggcaccttacagcccccctggcattccaagtacccagaggcacaaacagccccccagcccaataaatagtgactgtctgtggcaccttacagcccccctggcattcccagtacccagaggcacaaacagcccccccagcccaataaatagtgactgtctgtggcaccttacagccccctggcattcccagtacccagaggcacaaacagccccccccagcccaataaatagtgactgtctgtggcaccttacagcccccctggcattcccagtacccagaggcacaaacagcccccccagcccaataaatagtgactgtctgtggcaccttacagccccctggcattcccagtacccagaggcacaaacagcccccccagcccaataaatagtgactgtctgtggcaccttacagcccccctggcattcccagtacccagaggcacaaacagcccccccagcccaataaatagtgactgtctgtggcaccttacagcccccctggcattcccagtacccagaggcacaaacagccccccagcccaataaatagtgactgtctgtggcaccttacagccccctggcattccagtacccagaggcacaaacagccccccagcccaataaatagtgactgtctgtggcaccttacagcccccctggcattcccagtacccagaggcacaaacagccccccagcccaataaatagtgactgtctgtggcaccttacagcccccctggcattcccagtacccagaggcacaaacagcccccgcccaataaatagtgactgtctgtggcaccttacagccccctggcattcccagtacccagaggcacaaacagcccccccagcccaataaatagtgactgtctgtggcaccttacagcccccctggcattccagtacccagaggcacaaacagccccccagcccaataaatagtgactgtctgtggcaccttacagccccctggcattcccagtacccagaggcacaaacagcccccccagcccaataaatagtgactgtctgtggcaccttacagcccccctggcattcccagtacccagaggcacaaacagcccccccagcccaataaatagtgactgtctgtggcaccttacagccccctggcattccagtacccagaggcacaaacagccccccagcccaataaata
This portion of the Xenopus tropicalis strain Nigerian unplaced genomic scaffold, UCB_Xtro_10.0 Sca33, whole genome shotgun sequence genome encodes:
- the LOC101731894 gene encoding coiled-coil domain-containing protein 77-like isoform X1, producing MAEKDRLLRELDRCREQLALSSDTEQEREHEREILRLSLVEKASRHSHSEEVKGNSHSLTEQLAQAHRLAEMYREQCVTLEDELGKIREEGDVGREIFKERSDKVAKRLQLMAQRYEALEKRRNMEVEGYKTDIKLLRQRLKDVEKQLFKVTLNIGPDQDLAILDAVRQGNKKTQKIQGELRNLKAKICGLGNELRIG